The Metabacillus litoralis genome contains a region encoding:
- the mtaB gene encoding tRNA (N(6)-L-threonylcarbamoyladenosine(37)-C(2))-methylthiotransferase MtaB, which produces MPTVAFHTLGCKVNHYETEAIWQLFKEAGYERTDYERVADVYVINTCTVTNTGDKKSRQVIRRAIRKNPDGVICVTGCYAQTSPAEIMAIPGVDIVVGTQDRVKMLEYIEQYKEERKPINGVRNIMKTRVYEELDVPSFTDRTRASLKIQEGCNNFCTFCIIPWARGLMRSRDPKEVVAQAQQLVDAGYKEIVLTGIHTGGYGEDLKDYNLAMLLRDLDEQVEGLKRIRISSIEASQISDEVIEVLQNSDKVVRHLHIPIQSGSDTVLKRMRRKYTMEFFAERIERLKEALPGLAITSDVIVGFPGETEEEFMETYNFIKKHKFSELHVFPYSKRTGTPAARMEDQVDEDIKNERVHRLIELSDQLAKEYASQFENEVLEIIPEERYKEETNENLYVGYTDNYLKVVFPANEEMVGKIVKVKITKAGYPFNEGQFVRVMEETVKVEEVRLTS; this is translated from the coding sequence ATGCCTACAGTTGCATTTCATACATTAGGTTGTAAAGTAAATCATTACGAAACAGAAGCGATATGGCAGCTCTTTAAAGAAGCTGGCTATGAACGTACTGACTATGAACGTGTTGCAGACGTATATGTTATTAATACTTGTACAGTTACCAACACTGGTGATAAAAAAAGTCGTCAAGTGATTCGTCGTGCCATTCGAAAAAATCCGGATGGTGTTATTTGTGTAACAGGATGTTATGCCCAAACTTCTCCAGCTGAAATCATGGCAATTCCAGGTGTTGATATTGTGGTTGGAACTCAAGACCGTGTAAAAATGCTAGAGTATATTGAGCAATACAAAGAAGAAAGAAAGCCAATTAACGGCGTTAGAAACATTATGAAAACACGTGTTTATGAAGAACTTGATGTTCCTTCATTCACAGACCGTACAAGAGCTTCATTAAAAATTCAAGAAGGCTGCAACAACTTCTGTACTTTTTGTATTATTCCTTGGGCTCGCGGTTTAATGCGTTCTCGTGACCCTAAAGAGGTAGTTGCACAAGCTCAACAACTCGTAGATGCGGGTTATAAAGAAATCGTCTTAACAGGAATTCACACAGGTGGATATGGTGAGGACTTAAAGGACTATAACCTAGCTATGCTTTTAAGAGACTTAGACGAGCAAGTAGAAGGTCTAAAACGTATCCGTATTTCTTCGATTGAAGCAAGTCAGATTTCTGATGAAGTCATTGAGGTACTTCAAAACTCTGACAAAGTGGTTCGTCATCTACACATTCCAATTCAGTCAGGCTCTGATACTGTCCTAAAACGCATGCGTAGAAAATATACGATGGAATTCTTTGCTGAGCGCATTGAGCGTTTAAAAGAAGCATTACCTGGCTTAGCGATTACATCTGACGTTATCGTTGGCTTCCCAGGTGAAACGGAAGAAGAGTTTATGGAAACTTATAACTTTATTAAAAAACATAAGTTTTCTGAGCTACATGTGTTCCCTTATTCTAAACGTACAGGCACACCTGCCGCACGTATGGAAGATCAAGTAGACGAGGACATAAAAAATGAACGTGTTCACCGTCTTATTGAACTTTCAGATCAATTAGCTAAAGAATATGCTTCACAATTTGAAAATGAAGTATTAGAAATAATTCCTGAAGAAAGATACAAAGAAGAAACAAACGAAAACTTATATGTTGGATATACAGACAATTATTTAAAAGTTGTATTCCCAGCAAATGAGGAAATGGTCGGAAAAATCGTCAAGGTCAAAATCACAAAAGCCGGCTACCCATTCAATGAGGGTCAGTTTGTAAGAGTGATGGAAGAGACTGTAAAGGTAGAAGAAGTTCGTTTAACTTCATGA
- a CDS encoding PhoH family protein, protein MPEELVTMNQQVENPNEAIALFGNHDLHLKRIEEGLNVSIVTRGEGVHVSGSAENVKLVDELLKSLLLIIRKGINISERDIIYAINMAKEQKLDQLENLYMQEIAKTAKGKSIRVKTLGQRQYISAIQKKDLVFGIGPAGTGKTYLAVVMAVNALKLGSVKRIILTRPAVEAGESLGFLPGDLKEKVDPYLRPLYDALHDVLGMEHTQRLIERGTIEIAPLAYMRGRTLDDAFVILDEAQNTTPEQMKMFLTRLGFGSKMVITGDITQVDLPKGVKSGLATAKDILTNVSGLSFVILEQSDVVRHPLVAKIISAYDENSK, encoded by the coding sequence ATGCCAGAAGAATTAGTGACAATGAATCAACAAGTAGAAAATCCAAACGAAGCAATTGCTCTATTTGGTAACCATGATCTTCATTTAAAACGAATTGAAGAGGGTTTAAATGTTTCGATTGTAACAAGAGGAGAAGGAGTACATGTTTCAGGAAGTGCCGAGAATGTTAAACTTGTCGATGAACTTCTTAAATCACTTCTTCTCATTATTAGAAAAGGTATTAACATTAGTGAAAGAGACATTATTTATGCCATTAATATGGCGAAAGAACAAAAGCTAGATCAGCTGGAAAACCTTTATATGCAGGAAATTGCAAAAACGGCTAAAGGAAAGTCTATACGCGTAAAAACCTTAGGTCAGCGCCAATATATTTCTGCTATTCAAAAAAAGGATTTAGTGTTTGGAATTGGCCCTGCAGGAACGGGAAAAACGTATTTGGCTGTAGTAATGGCCGTAAATGCATTAAAACTTGGATCGGTTAAACGCATTATTTTAACACGACCAGCTGTGGAAGCCGGAGAAAGCTTAGGATTCCTACCGGGTGACTTAAAGGAAAAAGTTGATCCCTATTTAAGACCATTATATGATGCTCTTCATGATGTTTTGGGAATGGAGCACACCCAAAGGCTGATTGAACGTGGGACAATTGAAATTGCCCCCTTGGCATATATGAGGGGAAGAACATTGGATGATGCATTCGTTATTTTAGACGAAGCGCAGAACACTACGCCGGAGCAAATGAAAATGTTCCTAACAAGACTGGGATTTGGCTCCAAAATGGTCATAACTGGTGATATTACACAGGTTGACCTTCCAAAAGGAGTTAAATCAGGCTTGGCTACCGCGAAAGATATCCTCACAAATGTTAGCGGATTATCTTTTGTGATTCTTGAGCAATCAGACGTTGTTCGACATCCACTTGTAGCTAAAATTATTTCGGCATATGATGAAAATTCAAAATAA
- the yqfC gene encoding sporulation protein YqfC codes for MAKKWRQQLTRWITNNIELPPDVMMDLPRITMVGQLHIYIENHRGLLTFTDTELRLLLKQGQLLIKGEAFVIKTILPEEILLEGKINQVLYLDES; via the coding sequence ATGGCAAAAAAATGGCGCCAGCAATTAACGAGATGGATAACAAATAACATTGAACTACCGCCGGATGTCATGATGGATCTTCCTAGAATTACGATGGTTGGACAGCTACATATTTACATAGAGAATCATCGAGGACTCCTTACATTTACTGATACTGAGCTCCGCCTATTACTAAAGCAGGGTCAGCTTTTAATTAAAGGTGAAGCCTTTGTCATAAAAACGATTCTTCCGGAAGAAATTTTATTAGAAGGTAAAATCAACCAAGTTTTATACCTTGATGAGTCTTAA
- a CDS encoding 16S rRNA (uracil(1498)-N(3))-methyltransferase — protein sequence MQRYFINTAKENIEGDIFITGDDVHHISRVLRMQPGNKVVCCTKDGFEALCEIVEITNDQVSCSVLEWMTVNHELPVSISIASGLPKGDKLEWIIQKGTELGASSFIPFNAARSIVKLETKKVGKKLERWSKIAKEASEQSYRNIIPTISEPCDFHELISLAKGFDVKIVAYEESAKQGEKKNLAKAFDELQVGGSMLAVFGPEGGLTEKEVSKLEEAGFIICSFGPRILRTETAPLYLLSAVSYNFELSR from the coding sequence TTGCAACGATATTTTATAAATACAGCAAAAGAAAATATTGAGGGAGATATCTTTATTACAGGTGACGACGTACACCATATCTCACGTGTATTGCGTATGCAACCAGGTAATAAGGTTGTCTGCTGTACAAAGGATGGTTTTGAAGCACTTTGTGAAATTGTTGAAATTACCAATGACCAAGTGAGTTGTTCTGTATTAGAATGGATGACAGTGAATCATGAATTACCAGTTTCTATTTCCATTGCGAGCGGGTTGCCTAAAGGGGATAAGCTTGAGTGGATTATTCAAAAGGGCACCGAATTAGGTGCTTCTTCATTTATCCCTTTTAATGCTGCTCGTTCAATTGTAAAGCTTGAGACTAAAAAGGTCGGCAAAAAGCTTGAGCGTTGGTCCAAGATCGCAAAGGAAGCATCAGAGCAATCATACCGCAATATAATTCCAACAATTAGTGAACCATGTGATTTTCACGAACTGATTTCTCTAGCAAAAGGCTTCGATGTAAAAATTGTGGCTTATGAAGAGTCTGCTAAACAGGGAGAAAAGAAAAACCTGGCTAAAGCCTTTGATGAACTTCAGGTTGGAGGATCCATGCTTGCTGTGTTTGGACCTGAGGGTGGATTAACAGAAAAAGAGGTTTCAAAACTCGAGGAAGCTGGTTTTATTATTTGTAGTTTTGGCCCAAGAATATTAAGAACTGAGACAGCACCGTTGTATTTATTATCTGCTGTTTCCTATAATTTCGAACTATCGAGGTGA
- the dnaJ gene encoding molecular chaperone DnaJ — protein MSKRDYYDVLGLGKNASKDEIKKAYRKLSKKYHPDINKEADADEKFKEITEAYETLSDDQKKAHYDQFGHTDPNQGFGGGAGFGGDGFGFEDIFSSIFGGGTRRRDPNAPRQGADLQYTMTLDFEEAVFGKETTIEIPREETCETCDGSGAQKGTSPETCSHCGGSGQQSVEQNTPFGRIVNRRVCHYCEGTGKIIKHKCGTCRGAGKVKKRKKIQVKIPAGVDDGQQLRVSAQGEPGVNGGPPGDLYVVFHVREHEFFERDGDDIYCEMPLTFAQAALGDEIEVPTLHGKVKLKVPAGTQTGKKFRLSGKGVPNVRGYGQGDQYVILRVLTPTNLSEKQKDLLREFAEISGAKPDEHEESFFDKVKRAFKGD, from the coding sequence ATGAGCAAGCGTGATTACTATGATGTGCTCGGTTTAGGTAAGAACGCCAGTAAGGATGAGATAAAAAAGGCTTATCGTAAGCTTTCAAAGAAATACCATCCAGACATCAACAAAGAAGCAGATGCAGACGAAAAATTCAAAGAAATTACAGAAGCCTATGAAACATTAAGTGATGATCAAAAGAAAGCTCATTATGATCAATTTGGACATACTGATCCAAATCAAGGCTTTGGTGGCGGCGCTGGTTTCGGTGGCGATGGTTTTGGCTTTGAAGATATTTTTAGCTCAATCTTTGGCGGTGGCACAAGAAGAAGAGATCCTAACGCTCCAAGACAAGGTGCCGACTTACAATATACTATGACGCTGGATTTTGAAGAAGCTGTTTTTGGTAAAGAAACTACAATTGAAATCCCACGTGAAGAAACGTGTGAAACATGTGATGGCTCGGGTGCTCAAAAAGGAACGTCCCCTGAGACATGTTCGCATTGTGGCGGTAGCGGTCAACAAAGTGTTGAACAAAATACCCCGTTCGGTCGTATTGTCAATCGAAGAGTTTGTCACTACTGTGAAGGAACAGGTAAAATCATTAAGCATAAATGTGGAACTTGTCGTGGAGCAGGTAAAGTGAAAAAACGCAAAAAAATTCAAGTGAAAATTCCTGCAGGTGTTGATGATGGTCAACAGCTACGTGTCTCTGCACAAGGGGAGCCAGGAGTAAATGGTGGACCTCCAGGGGACCTGTATGTTGTTTTCCATGTGAGAGAACATGAATTCTTTGAAAGAGATGGCGACGACATCTATTGTGAAATGCCATTAACCTTTGCTCAAGCTGCACTTGGAGATGAAATTGAGGTTCCAACATTACACGGTAAGGTAAAACTTAAAGTACCTGCTGGAACACAAACAGGTAAAAAATTCCGTCTTTCTGGTAAGGGAGTACCGAATGTAAGAGGCTATGGCCAAGGAGATCAATATGTGATTTTACGTGTGCTAACTCCTACGAATTTATCAGAAAAACAAAAAGATTTGTTGAGAGAATTTGCTGAAATCAGTGGGGCAAAACCTGATGAACATGAAGAAAGCTTTTTTGATAAAGTAAAACGAGCGTTCAAAGGTGACTAA
- the rpsU gene encoding 30S ribosomal protein S21: MSKTVVRKNESLEDALRRFKRTVSKSGTIQEARKREFYEKPSVKRKKKSEAARKRKF, encoded by the coding sequence ATGTCAAAAACGGTCGTTCGTAAAAACGAGTCGCTTGAAGATGCTCTTCGTCGTTTCAAACGTACTGTATCAAAAAGTGGTACAATACAAGAAGCAAGAAAGCGCGAATTCTATGAAAAGCCTAGCGTAAAGCGTAAGAAAAAGTCTGAAGCAGCTAGAAAGCGCAAATTCTAA
- the floA gene encoding flotillin-like protein FloA (flotillin-like protein involved in membrane lipid rafts), whose product MDASAILLIGLVILGLIVLGVFFTFVPIALWISALAAGVRISIFTLIGMRLRRVIPSRVVNPLIKAHKAGLDVTTNQLESHYLAGGNVDRVVNALIAAERANIELTFERCAAIDLAGRDVLEAVQMSVNPKVIETPFIAGVAMDGIEVKAKARITVRANIERLVGGAGEDTIIARVGEGIVSTIGSSDNHKKVLENPDLISQTVLGKGLDSGTAFEILSIDIADVDIGKNIGAELQTEQAEADKKIAQAKAEERRAMAVAQEQEMLARVQEMKAKVVEAEAKVPLAMSEALRSGNIGVMDYMNIKNISADTDMRDSIGKTNKDHNDSDQY is encoded by the coding sequence ATGGATGCTTCTGCAATCTTATTAATTGGACTTGTCATATTGGGGCTAATCGTTTTAGGTGTTTTCTTTACATTTGTACCGATTGCCCTCTGGATTTCTGCCTTAGCAGCAGGTGTAAGGATAAGTATTTTTACGCTAATCGGAATGAGATTACGTCGTGTCATTCCAAGTAGAGTTGTCAACCCATTGATCAAAGCACATAAAGCAGGTCTTGATGTGACAACTAACCAACTAGAAAGTCACTATTTAGCAGGTGGTAATGTTGACCGAGTTGTAAATGCGTTAATTGCCGCAGAACGTGCAAACATTGAATTAACATTTGAACGCTGTGCTGCAATCGATCTAGCTGGTCGTGACGTACTAGAAGCTGTACAAATGAGTGTAAACCCAAAAGTTATCGAAACACCGTTTATCGCTGGTGTTGCGATGGATGGTATTGAAGTAAAAGCTAAAGCTAGAATTACTGTTAGAGCAAATATTGAACGACTTGTCGGTGGTGCTGGTGAAGACACAATTATCGCCCGTGTTGGTGAAGGGATCGTAAGTACAATTGGTTCATCAGATAATCACAAAAAAGTTCTTGAAAACCCTGATTTGATTTCTCAAACTGTTTTAGGAAAAGGACTTGACTCAGGTACAGCCTTTGAAATTCTCTCGATTGATATTGCGGATGTTGATATCGGTAAAAACATTGGTGCAGAATTGCAAACAGAGCAAGCAGAAGCAGACAAAAAGATTGCTCAGGCAAAGGCAGAAGAACGAAGAGCAATGGCTGTTGCACAAGAACAAGAAATGCTTGCACGTGTTCAGGAAATGAAAGCTAAGGTTGTGGAAGCAGAAGCGAAAGTTCCTCTTGCTATGTCTGAGGCTCTTCGTTCAGGTAATATTGGTGTAATGGACTATATGAACATTAAAAATATATCTGCAGATACAGACATGAGAGATTCAATTGGAAAAACAAATAAAGATCATAATGATTCAGATCAGTACTAA
- the yqfD gene encoding sporulation protein YqfD, whose translation MKNQWTSYLFGVVKVSISGRGTERFLNDCIRNNIVVWNVKRYESESLSFFIRLQDVHALRAVVKKNECKCRFEKRLGFPFFVKKSWRNNGFVLGLLAFLMVIFVLSNMIWGIKVEGASPETEHLIKKELSSIGVKTGKFQFLVENPDDIQKTLTDNIQQITWVGVELTGTTYHLKVVEKNQPEEEELVSPRHIVAQKEAVIKKMFVEQGQPLTTLNEHVSKGQVLVSGLIGKEDEQKKVAAKAEIFGETWYKSSITIPLKTTFDVLTGEAKVKHYLQLGSLKIPIWGFGASKFKSFEVEDDVYHVKFLKFTLPIAYVNETHREKEQIKREYSVEQAKEAALDRGRKDIEDKLDEEEKVIGEKVLHQSNENGKVKLTVLYQAIENIVKTTPIVQGD comes from the coding sequence ATGAAGAATCAATGGACGAGTTATTTGTTTGGTGTAGTTAAAGTGAGTATTAGCGGAAGAGGTACAGAGAGGTTTTTAAACGACTGTATCCGAAATAATATTGTTGTGTGGAATGTTAAACGATATGAGTCAGAAAGTTTAAGTTTTTTTATACGCCTTCAAGATGTACATGCTTTACGAGCTGTTGTAAAGAAAAATGAGTGTAAATGTAGGTTTGAAAAGAGGTTGGGCTTTCCTTTTTTCGTTAAAAAGTCATGGAGAAATAATGGTTTCGTTTTAGGATTGCTTGCCTTTTTAATGGTCATTTTTGTTTTATCTAATATGATTTGGGGAATAAAGGTCGAAGGTGCATCACCTGAAACAGAACACTTAATTAAAAAAGAATTATCCAGTATCGGAGTTAAAACCGGTAAGTTCCAATTTTTGGTTGAAAATCCAGATGATATTCAGAAGACTTTAACAGATAATATACAACAAATCACATGGGTTGGAGTAGAATTAACAGGTACAACCTATCATCTAAAAGTTGTAGAGAAAAACCAGCCTGAGGAAGAAGAGCTAGTAAGTCCAAGACATATTGTTGCACAGAAGGAAGCTGTAATTAAAAAGATGTTCGTTGAGCAAGGTCAACCGCTAACAACCCTAAATGAACATGTTTCAAAGGGGCAGGTATTAGTATCCGGTTTGATTGGTAAAGAAGATGAACAAAAGAAAGTTGCTGCTAAGGCTGAGATATTCGGGGAAACTTGGTATAAATCTTCAATAACAATTCCATTAAAAACGACTTTTGATGTGTTAACTGGGGAAGCTAAAGTTAAACATTATCTTCAACTGGGTTCCTTAAAAATCCCAATATGGGGATTTGGAGCTAGTAAATTTAAATCTTTTGAAGTTGAAGATGATGTTTATCATGTGAAATTTTTGAAATTTACACTTCCTATTGCCTATGTGAATGAAACACATCGTGAAAAGGAACAGATAAAAAGAGAGTATAGTGTTGAGCAAGCAAAAGAAGCTGCATTAGATAGAGGACGTAAAGATATTGAAGACAAATTGGATGAAGAAGAAAAGGTCATAGGTGAAAAAGTTTTGCACCAATCGAATGAGAATGGTAAAGTTAAGTTGACTGTTCTTTATCAAGCAATAGAAAATATTGTAAAAACCACACCAATTGTTCAGGGAGATTAA
- a CDS encoding GatB/YqeY domain-containing protein, translated as MSLLDHLNQDMKQAMKNKEKEKLVVIRMVKAALQNEAIKLGNNELSAEEELTVLSRELKQRKDSLQEFKNADRLDLVEKTQAEIDVLVKYMPEQLSEEEVAEIVKQTISEVNATSKADMGKVMGALMPKVKGKADGSLVNKLVQQQLS; from the coding sequence ATGAGTCTTCTTGATCATTTGAATCAAGATATGAAACAAGCGATGAAAAACAAGGAAAAAGAAAAATTAGTTGTCATTCGTATGGTCAAAGCTGCTTTACAAAATGAAGCGATAAAGCTTGGCAATAATGAATTGTCTGCTGAAGAAGAATTGACGGTTCTTTCTCGCGAATTAAAACAACGTAAAGACTCCCTCCAGGAATTTAAAAATGCTGATCGTTTGGACTTAGTTGAAAAAACACAAGCAGAGATTGATGTACTGGTCAAATATATGCCTGAGCAGCTTTCCGAAGAAGAAGTTGCAGAAATTGTTAAGCAAACAATTTCTGAGGTAAATGCTACTTCTAAAGCCGATATGGGGAAAGTCATGGGAGCACTTATGCCCAAAGTAAAAGGTAAAGCAGACGGAAGTCTTGTTAACAAGCTTGTGCAACAACAACTATCATAA
- a CDS encoding NfeD family protein, with the protein MRKRFSLFLIVFAFILSIYQGFTSIISAESNEKVYIIPVEKTVEKGLSQYIKRTVSDAQSQKVDHIILEIDTLGGAVDGAMEIADTLRSSEIPITAYINRRAISAGAYIALNANQIYMAPGSQMGSAAIITGDGNAADDKAQSLWLSEMRESAERNGRDPKYALAMADKDVDIPEYGAGKGDLLTLETKQALEVGYSEGTAIDRDDLLKQLGYNNAAEIVAEESFAEKVARFLTNPVVVPILLSIGSLGLVVELYSPGFGVPGSMGLAALLLFFYGHLVAGLAGMESIILFILGIILIIAEFFVPGGILGIVGFVSIITSLYVASGDFVHMTISLLISFAVSVTASILLVKVFGKRMNIFKKLILRDSTNTESGYVSNVSRAELVGAEGVALTTLRPSGTAIFSDERLDVVTEGGYITKGNKVKVVKVEGSRIVVREL; encoded by the coding sequence GTGAGAAAAAGGTTTTCTCTTTTCTTGATTGTCTTCGCTTTTATATTAAGTATTTATCAAGGTTTTACTTCTATTATTAGTGCAGAATCAAATGAAAAGGTTTATATTATTCCTGTAGAAAAAACAGTTGAAAAAGGTCTATCGCAATATATTAAAAGAACCGTGTCCGATGCACAGTCTCAAAAAGTTGACCACATTATTTTAGAGATTGATACACTTGGAGGGGCTGTTGATGGAGCTATGGAAATAGCTGATACTCTTCGTTCAAGTGAGATCCCGATTACTGCTTATATTAATAGAAGAGCAATCTCTGCAGGCGCTTATATAGCTCTTAACGCGAATCAAATATACATGGCGCCAGGTAGTCAAATGGGATCAGCTGCTATTATCACAGGTGATGGAAATGCGGCAGATGATAAAGCCCAGTCTTTATGGTTATCAGAAATGAGAGAGTCAGCAGAACGTAATGGTCGTGACCCCAAATATGCGCTGGCAATGGCTGATAAAGATGTAGATATCCCTGAATACGGAGCAGGAAAAGGTGATTTGTTAACTTTAGAGACAAAACAAGCACTCGAAGTTGGATATTCAGAAGGAACGGCTATTGATCGAGATGATCTACTAAAACAATTAGGCTACAATAATGCCGCGGAGATTGTAGCTGAAGAAAGCTTTGCTGAGAAAGTTGCAAGGTTTCTAACGAATCCGGTTGTTGTTCCAATTCTTCTTTCAATAGGAAGTCTAGGGTTGGTTGTGGAGCTTTATTCACCTGGATTTGGTGTTCCGGGAAGCATGGGACTTGCAGCACTTCTTTTATTCTTTTATGGTCACTTAGTAGCGGGATTAGCTGGAATGGAATCCATTATTCTATTTATTCTTGGGATTATCTTGATAATAGCCGAGTTTTTTGTACCAGGTGGTATATTGGGAATAGTAGGTTTTGTTAGCATTATCACTAGCTTATATGTAGCTTCAGGTGATTTTGTTCACATGACGATTTCACTTTTAATTTCCTTTGCTGTTTCAGTAACAGCATCCATTCTATTAGTAAAGGTGTTTGGAAAGCGTATGAATATATTTAAAAAGCTAATTTTGCGTGATTCAACAAATACCGAAAGTGGTTATGTATCCAATGTATCTAGAGCTGAATTAGTTGGTGCTGAAGGAGTAGCGCTAACAACTTTGAGGCCTTCAGGTACAGCTATTTTTAGTGATGAACGCCTTGATGTAGTGACAGAAGGCGGATATATTACAAAAGGAAACAAGGTAAAAGTAGTAAAAGTAGAAGGCTCACGTATTGTTGTGAGAGAACTATAA
- the deoC gene encoding deoxyribose-phosphate aldolase — MSKIAKMIDHTALKADTTKETVEKLCHEAIEFQFASVCVNPTWVEIAAQLLKDSEVKVCTVIGFPLGANTPETKGFETKDAISKGATEVDMVINIGALKDKNDELVQRDIEAVVEAAKGKALTKVIIETSLLTEEEKVRACELAVKAGADFVKTSTGFSTGGATVEDIALMRKTVGPDIGVKASGGVRDTEGAEALIAAGATRIGASSGVAIVKGEVSTSDY, encoded by the coding sequence ATGTCTAAAATTGCAAAAATGATAGATCATACAGCTTTAAAAGCGGATACAACAAAAGAAACAGTAGAAAAGCTATGTCATGAAGCAATTGAATTCCAGTTTGCATCTGTTTGTGTAAATCCAACTTGGGTTGAAATAGCTGCCCAACTTTTAAAAGATTCAGAAGTAAAGGTTTGTACTGTTATAGGTTTCCCGCTAGGTGCAAACACTCCTGAGACAAAGGGTTTTGAAACGAAGGATGCTATCTCAAAGGGTGCAACAGAAGTTGATATGGTCATAAATATCGGTGCTTTAAAAGATAAAAATGATGAGCTTGTTCAGCGTGATATTGAAGCAGTTGTGGAAGCGGCAAAAGGAAAGGCTCTAACAAAGGTTATTATAGAGACGAGTCTTTTAACTGAAGAAGAAAAGGTAAGAGCTTGTGAACTTGCTGTTAAAGCAGGAGCTGACTTTGTAAAAACATCAACAGGCTTCTCTACTGGCGGAGCTACTGTTGAAGATATTGCTTTAATGAGAAAAACAGTAGGTCCTGATATTGGAGTTAAGGCATCAGGTGGGGTTAGAGATACTGAAGGTGCAGAGGCATTAATCGCTGCAGGAGCTACTCGTATCGGAGCAAGTTCCGGTGTTGCAATCGTTAAAGGTGAAGTATCCACATCTGATTATTAA
- the prmA gene encoding 50S ribosomal protein L11 methyltransferase: MKWSELSIHTTQEAVEPISNILHEAGASGVVIEDLADLMKERSTSLGEIYQLDPTDYPEEGVVVKAYLPVNSFLGETVEGIKAGINNLLVYDIDLGRNHITISEVNEEEWATAWKKYYHPVKISEKFTIVPTWEIYEPVSSDELIIELDPGMAFGTGTHPTTVLCIQALERTVQKDDTVIDVGTGSGVLSIAAGLLGAKSIDAYDLDQVAVDSARLNCKINKVQNIVNVSQKNLLDGVEGPVDLIVSNILAEIIVRFIDKAYEVLKQDGTFITSGIIQNKKNEVKDALQNAGFVIEETMVMEDWVAFIAKKK, encoded by the coding sequence ATGAAATGGTCTGAATTAAGCATCCATACAACACAAGAAGCGGTGGAACCCATTTCTAATATTTTGCATGAAGCTGGAGCAAGTGGTGTGGTCATTGAGGATTTAGCTGACTTAATGAAGGAACGGAGTACATCCCTCGGCGAAATCTACCAACTAGATCCAACCGATTATCCAGAAGAAGGTGTTGTTGTAAAGGCTTATTTACCTGTTAATAGTTTTCTTGGTGAAACCGTTGAGGGCATAAAAGCTGGTATCAATAATCTACTGGTATATGATATCGATCTCGGAAGAAATCATATTACAATAAGTGAAGTAAATGAAGAAGAATGGGCAACAGCTTGGAAAAAATATTACCACCCTGTTAAAATTTCTGAAAAGTTTACGATTGTTCCAACTTGGGAGATCTATGAACCTGTAAGTTCAGATGAATTAATCATAGAGCTAGATCCAGGAATGGCCTTTGGAACAGGAACACATCCTACTACTGTATTATGTATACAAGCATTAGAACGTACTGTTCAAAAGGACGATACAGTTATTGACGTAGGAACAGGATCTGGTGTTTTAAGTATTGCTGCTGGTTTACTTGGTGCCAAAAGTATTGATGCATATGACTTAGATCAAGTGGCAGTTGATAGTGCCCGCTTAAATTGTAAGATTAACAAAGTACAAAACATTGTCAATGTTTCTCAAAAAAATCTCCTTGACGGTGTTGAAGGCCCAGTTGATTTAATTGTATCCAATATTCTTGCTGAAATTATCGTTCGCTTTATTGATAAAGCATATGAAGTATTGAAACAAGACGGAACTTTTATTACATCAGGTATTATTCAAAACAAGAAAAATGAAGTAAAAGATGCTCTGCAAAATGCTGGTTTTGTGATTGAAGAAACAATGGTCATGGAAGATTGGGTTGCGTTTATCGCGAAAAAGAAGTAA